The Enterobacter asburiae sequence GCGCTGCGCCGTGCCGCTGAGGTGCTCTCCATTGCAGGGGTATGTTTGATGAACGGACGCCACGACTGCCCGAATTTTATTGCTGTTAACGCGGAGAAGCTTGAAAACTGCCTGACAACGCTCTCTCTTTGCATCATGTGCCTGAATAAGCACGAGACGCTTTCACAGCACTGAGCCCGGGGGGAGACAACTCCCCCCATCTGATTAAGCTTTTGTAAAAGTGGTAACGCGCCCGGAGGTAATGGCTAATCTTTATGCCATATGCCGAAAAAGGAGCGCGTTATGCCTCGATCCTCGTTGATTTTCCTGCCTGCGTTATTCATTCCGTTTTCGCTTATTGCCGCGCCAGAGGCGGTGAAGGTTGAGGTGCTGCAAAACCGACTCGATCACCCGTGGTCGATGGCGTTCCTGCCGGGCAATAACGGTTTACTGGTCACCCTTAAGGGCGGGCAGCTCAAGCGCTGGCAGGCCGGGAAAGGGCTTTCCGATCCCATTGTCGGCGTGCCGAAGGTGTGGGCGAACGGCCAGGGAGGACTGCTGGACGTGGTGCTGGCGCCGGATTTTGAAAAGTCGCGTCGCGTCTGGCTGAGCTATGCCGAAGCCGGGCAGGACGGCAAGGCCGGAACGGCGGTGGGCTATGGCCGCCTGAGCGACGATTTTTCCCGCATCGAGGGATTTCAGGTGGTGTTCCGCCAGATGCCGAAACTCTCTACCGGAAACCATTTTGGCGGGCGACTGGTGTTCGACGGAAAAGGGTATCTCTTTATCGGACTCGGCGAGAACAACCAGCGCCCGACGGCGCAGGATCTGGACAAGCTGCAGGGTAAAGTGGTGCGCCTCACCGAAGACGGCAAAGTGCCGCCGGATAACCCGTTTGTGAATACCTCCGGCGCGCGGCCTGAAATCTGGTCTTATGGTATTCGCAACCCGCAGGGAATGGCGATGAACCCGTGGAGCGACACGCTGTGGCTGAACGAGCACGGCCCGCGCGGCGGGGATGAAATCAACATCCC is a genomic window containing:
- a CDS encoding PQQ-dependent sugar dehydrogenase translates to MPRSSLIFLPALFIPFSLIAAPEAVKVEVLQNRLDHPWSMAFLPGNNGLLVTLKGGQLKRWQAGKGLSDPIVGVPKVWANGQGGLLDVVLAPDFEKSRRVWLSYAEAGQDGKAGTAVGYGRLSDDFSRIEGFQVVFRQMPKLSTGNHFGGRLVFDGKGYLFIGLGENNQRPTAQDLDKLQGKVVRLTEDGKVPPDNPFVNTSGARPEIWSYGIRNPQGMAMNPWSDTLWLNEHGPRGGDEINIPEKGKNYGWPLATHGINYSGLKIPEAKGEHVEGAEKPLFVWKVSPAVSGMAFYNSDVFPQWKNKLFIGALKEKDVIVLSVDGNRVTEDGRILGDRDKRIRDVRVGPDGYLYVLTDETDGQLLKVSPSGA